The DNA region TCCctcaaaaaactaatttaatatcGTGTGAACCAATCACGCACAGATATTGAACTGATAAGAACAGGTCCTACACTTACACTTGATCTTAATCAAAAAGCCAAGAAAGGTATACTTActtttttatcttattcttctactctttttttttgtagattacatcacattatatttttatctcattttctctttctatcTTTCACTTGGTGTGTGCATAtcatttttcttgaataaatgcatgactattttatcatgaattGTAGAAGACATCTAATGGTCGGTTAAGTTGCAAAGTTGATGATTATAGGTCAATTCAAATTGTTTGTTGGAAGATATGACCATGGCATCTTTGTAACGTTGGGTATAGGAAAGAATCGTTGTCCCCTCCCGTTCCTAACTTCCTATACAAGGTTCCTAACACTTTCCTTTGTACATTGAAATTGAGTCAACTTATATAAACTTCTCAATAACTAATTAAGTATTCTgagtaaaagaaaacaaattaaattaaaaatgcaaatgaaatattttttatataagttaattaaaattaagttcTATTGCAAAAACTTATTGTATAAATAACTTGCtcttaaatagataaaaaaattactatttcatGTCACAAATATATGGCTGGCAAAGGTGTTGAGAATAAAGAGTCacttcattttaattaaaaaaaagaaagtaaaaacgaTTATTTAGGTCTAAAATAGATAAGGTCTGAAGTCAAAGTCTTCTGCAAACGATGCATTTCCAGGAAAGTAGAGTCAAGTGAAAAGATCTATTTAATATGCAGTGAGCATGAGGGGATCAGTTAGAAATATTAAAGTTAATTAGCGTTGAATATGGAGAGTGAAAGCAGCAAAGTTAAAGTTAATGGATTTCAACGATGTTGAAGAAATGATAAGTGGATAACAATACTCCTCGCATAAATTTTCgtaacaaatacaaaaagagaAATAGGAAGAGAACATGAAAAAAAGACCATTagataaaataagtaataagataaaaaaaattacaaaatatattgcTAAAACCTAACAACTTGCTCTTGaaatagcttcttttttttaaaaaaagaaaaactactaTTTCATGACACAAAAATATTAGGCACCGACAAATTAAGTATGGTTGACAAAGGTGTTGAAAAAAGAGttctttcatttaaatttaaaacgattattcaaataaataaaaaacgaCTATTCAAGTCACAAAATAGATAATGAGATTATTCAAGTCATAATAATGAAGTCCAAGTCTTCTGCAAACGGTGTATTTCGAGGAAAGTAGAGTCTAGTGAAaagttttatttataatgagAATATGCAAGGAGCATGAGGGGTTCAATTAGAAATATCAAAGTTAGGGTTGAATATGGAGAGTGAAAGCAAGCAAGTTAAGCAGAAGCTGGGGGTCTTGGATATCCTCAAGGAAGCTGTAACATTCTATGTCAGCAATATCAACTTCATTATCTTCACCTTTCTCAATtcccttcctttcttttttgtcatGCTTTACTTTGAAATTTTGTTCCAGCAAACTATCGTTGAGACCCCGGAAATTTTTTCACTTCTACCTTTTAACGAAAGAAATCATGCCTATGAACTTGATGTAATTTATGATTACGGCACAAACATTCCTAGTAGAAGTTTTCGTAAGAACTATTTGCCTGATAAAAGTTTTAGTAAGGATTATTTGCCTGTTTTGATTCTACTTGGATTCATTTACTTGGTGCCTCTTCATGTTCTAGAGCTCTGCTCGGCAGTTGTAACTATGGATTCAGCTTCAAAGCTGTACTCAGAAGAGAATAACATGAGTGTCATGGATATGTTTAAAAGATCCATTGACATATCAATAATGAAAGGCACATTTATCACTTCTTTGTATATGCTCTTTTGGTCAACTTGCCTTTTGATTGCATTCCCATGGATGGCAGGTAACTGTTATGTGCTCTTCAGGGATTTAGGATACTACATATTTTTTGCAGTAATTTGTTTTTTAGGTTTTGTAAAGCTGTTGAAGGTGTATTTGGAATGGAGTGCTATTTGGAATATGAGTTTTGTGATATCAGTTGTGGATGGTATATATGGTATTGGGGCTTTGCGAGTTTCGTATTACCTCAGCAGAGGTAATCAGAAGAGAGGACTACTtgtgatgcttgttttctttgctTTGGGACTTTGTTTAAGGTTGTCATGTGTCTCCCTTGGATGCTATAAAGGAGGGTATGGGATATTTGTACAAATTGGGCTCCTCGCTGTGTTAAATACCCTGAAATGGCTGTCGTGCATGATTTACTTTTCTGATTGCAAGGAGAGGAAAATGCAGAAGAAAGTTGATGAGGAATCAGGTAAAGATCTTGCAAAATGATTCATTGAAGAATGGAACTTGGAGATAATTTGCTGTTATGTAgtgataaatttgtttttatgtgGAGTTAGTGATGAGAATTTGAATAATGTACAAGATGTGTAGAGTGGGAAATATTTATACTTCCATTTGCCAAAAGGAATGTAGGACTTCTGAACTTTTGATCAGGAATAAATTGTGAACAAATGATTTACGTCAAATGGCAAGCTTAcaataaatctatttttttttcctgtctaCACTCTAGcatgaaaattcttttttctatttttgagtAGGGATGAAGGAACTGGTGGCCTAGTACTCAATCAATAAAAACAGAATGGGCTAGGAATGTTTGGCTAGAAAATTTGGAGACCGGTAAAGAATGGGgcactttgttttaaaaacagtaaaatatattttcaaagttttttttatgattttaattataaatttaacaaatactacattgtaattttgttttcaaatatacATAATTTCAGGTCATGTTTAATTTAactcaaattaatttcaaagcaTTAATACACCCTTTGCACTATTTTCTTTttcgaagaaaaaaaataaaactagctGTACGAAAGAGTGATTAGTGACAGAGACATGGTAAGAGAAAACAGGAATAGAGATTAGAAGGTGTGAAGAAAGAGTGAGAGTGAGACATGATAATGCACAGCCACACAAAATAGAATAGAAAGAGCGATGGATGTGGCGAAGAACGGTTAGCGGTGTGGGACTTGTTGACATGGCTTCTTCTACACTCGCTCTGACTCTCAGcctctccaccaccaccaccacctccaccaccTCCTACTCCTATCAACACCGGTTTCCATGTCCTAGAATAAAGTTATTCTCTTCCAAGCACCGCTCCTTCTCCGTCTCAGCTTCTGCTTCCACCTCAAATTCGCTTCAGGCTCTCATATTCGACTGCGATGGCGTGATCCTCGAGTCTGAGCACCTGCATCGCCAGGCCTACAACGATGCCTTTGTTCACTTCAACGTTCGctgcccttcttcttcttctccgggCCCACTCAATTGGGACGTTCAATTCTACGACGAACTCCAGAACCTCATTGGTGGAGGCAAACCCAAAATGCGATGGTTCTCtgctctcttttcttttttttgtttatctttaTGTTTTGCTGTTGGAGTTTACTTACTTATCGTGTTGTGTTTTTTAAGGTACTTTAAGGAACATGGGTGGCCTACGTCCACGTTGTTCCAGACGCCTCCGACTAATGATGAGGATCGGGCCAAGTTGATTGACACTCTTCAGGTGTTTATTTATGTCTTCTTACTATTTGGAGAGGGAAAATCAAATTTATGCATGCATGAATGAATGACATATTTTGATGTTTAACCAGTGAAGACCCTTTCAATTGTCATCTCATTTGTAATATGATGTTCTTGTATTGATCATGTAGGATTGGAAGACTGAGAGATACAAAGAAATAATCAAGTCAGGAACTGTGAGTGGACTTCTATATATTTCCTATACTGTGAAATTGGTATCTGAATTGTTAAATACTCGTACATTTTGGCACAGGTAAAACCCAGACCTGGAGTTCTGAGATTGATGGATGAGGCTAGAGATGCAGTAAGATAACGATATATGTGTTCTAGCTCTGTACTGATCTCTTGTTTCAGTTTGATTACCTGATGTATTACTTGCTTTGCTTCTGATGGGATGCTTTCAATCTGAGCTGTTGGTTAGGGatattatctttttatctttcaagTTTGTCATTTTTTGCCCAATTGTTCTTGCAGGGGAAAAAGCTAGCTGTTTGCTCAGCAGCAACTAAAAGTTCAGTTATTCTCTGTCTTGAAAACCTTATAGGAATTGTAAGcctattttcttaaatattctCACTATTGGGagtacaaatttatttattaatttgcacTCTACCGAGTTATTTTCTCTGTTGTAGGAGCGCTTTCAAGGCCTTGATTGCTTCCTTGCTGGTACATATCCTTTTATTGGCCATGTAACATTTGAGACATATGTTTCCTGCTCAAGTATTGTGGAACAAAACTTACACCATGCTGCAGCGCCTGCTGAAGCATCAAAAGTCAAAATTAATTTGCAtctatgtttattttttcatcCTATAAGAAAATTGGATAATACATTCTCATAACATTAGTTCTATTATACATGTGTAAAAAAGGTTTTCCACTTTTCCTAGTTGATAACATCCACCACTCTgcttgtaaattttattaatttttttatgtggcAGTACTTTGGGTATATAAGTTTAAATCTATCTgtccatttattttttattttttttatcggtaaatgttagttgttagtaGGAGGGATTTGAATCCGCAACCTCCCCCTCTCCCTATTCCCTTCAACCATTAAGTCAATCTTATAGCTTCCTATCTGTCCATTTATTTAAACTTCCAGGTGATGATGTGAAGGAAAAGAAGCCTGACCCATCAATATACGTGACAGCTTCCAAGGTTTTATTATGACAATATGATCAAAAACTTTGAAACATGGATTTCTAAAATTTCTTGTATGCACTAACAGAGTGAGCATAACTTACATGAGCATTGCAGAAGCTAGGTATATCAGAGAAAGACTGCTTGGTTGTAGAGGATAGTGTTATTGGATTGCAGGTATATATTCTagtgttttctattttctatattttgagATATAACCAATCTAATTATATGGTATATGCTGtttaagaagagaagaaaacagACTAGATGAGCTCGGGTTAGAAAGTCTTAGGGCGAGGAATTGTCTGTGTTATTAGACATGACAATATCAAATGATGAGCCTAGACATGAAATTTCAATTACTGAATCTTCATTTTGTTCCTTAATTCGTCAAATTACATTTAATCAGGTTATTTAACTAACAAAAATGCTAAAAACTATCATCTGATCTAAATTAACCTCTATAGGCAGCAACACAAGCAGGGATGTCATGCGTGGTTACCTACACACCTTCCACAGCAGAACAGGTGAGGCAGttaactttcaaataaattCAACAAGAAAATGCCAATTAATTTGATATTGGACATGAAGGGGAATTACTATCCACTTAAACTGGCTGCACGATGATGTACCTGGATTATATTTTGGATCTAATGTAGGATTTCAAAGAAGCCATAGCAATCTACCCTGACTTGAGTAACGTAAGGTATAATGCAATGCTAGCAACTGAAGGTAttagattttcttcatttaCTCAGCTAGTAAAATTGTGTGAACCATCATGCAGATTGAAAGATTTGGAATTACTACTTCAAGATGTTGTAGCTGCTAAATAGAAGATTTGCTTGTGCCTTGGAAATGTTGCTATTTTAGCTGCCCTGCAGTGGTTTCTATCGGGAAAATGGATTGACATATTTGATGTTTAAGATCTCTctctaaaataactttttttttcatatattaattgACTGCCGATGATGTATACGTGCAAGTTAAAATGTAACAACAATTCTTTGCAAGATGTAGTAAAGATCATAATCTACTGTTAGTGTTTTTCTCATTAAATTGGAATGCTTGCCAGAAAATTGCGATATTTTAGTTAGGATAAGTTTTTTTCGccataaaaataagaaaggaagaaaaaatctGCAAAGAACTTAATATGAATGTTCACCCTAAATTTTAATGGGTTCTAAATGTAAGTGTCTTTCGGTCTCTCAATCATCTAATAACCAAACAGAAGAATGACATCAACGGTTCTTGTGATTGTATCCATGTCTCCTTTTGTGATATTCGTTCATATTTTCTTAGGTTGCTACTGATGAATTTGTCATGGTTAATTAATGGAAGGACTGATATGTTGAATTTTAGCATTGCAATGGAGAAAGGTTGCTTGAAGagtctatatttttataaagaaaaaaagttgttttattcgaaaatgtatttaaaattaaaacaatcataatagttatttataataatatgtcAAAAAAATTGGAGTGAGAGAGGCTCAAACTCTCGACCTCAGGATAACTCAGAAGTTATGAGACCTCCAACCTCAGGATAACATTACttacattaatatataatatatatgacaGGACAAGACGAATATTATAGTATCTCATTCCTATAAAATATGGGTAAATACTCACCCTCATTTCTAATCTCAATAAACAGCTAATTACTTACTCCGATTTGCATATACCGGTAGGATCTGAGTCTACTTGGTTATCCCTAGAGAAGAACATAATAGAACATAATAACATTGACAATAGATTTGTGATAATGACAGCCATAATGACAATAATGgtcataatactaataataatgataattgtGACTAGAATGATTATGAGTCTTTAATGGTGATGGTAAACATAAAAAACACAGATCAATCACAATTCTCATTCATGATAAGttagttcatttttataataaatatcttataaaaaatatcaacaatgatttataattaaatgatagttataatataaatacaTGATCATTAAATTCTTTACTTGATAGGAAAAAAACTAAACTCTTTAGCTTTAGGAAGAAAATTTAACAAGGAGAAAACAGTTATATTTGAAAGGAATTTTAATCGTGAGCTGAAGTATTTACTCCAACAAAATAATACTATTTATTctaaacttcatttctaaacaTGTTCTTACAATGGACAGCGTAGTATCTATTCTAATAGTGCTTAAGGACTTCACTATCATAATGGGGTGGTGGCGCAGTTGGCTAGCGCGTAGGTCTCATAGCTTCTGAGTGATCCTGAGGTCGAGAGTTCGAGCCTCTCTCACCCCAATTTTTTTCACTGTGTagatttcatttttgttctttcCCCTGAACTCGTTCCCGTGCTCATGAGAGTTGGGTCTGGTCATCCTCCTTCCTGCCTCATTTTAACAATATGGTCGTAGGAAAATTCGAAGTTTCGAACCCATTttatcttcatatttttttagtatatttaaaccataaaattgggtgaaacattttttgttttatgtagTGTCAACAAATCTATTAGTCTACTGTTAATTATCAGATGGAAAATGGagcctttataaaaaaaaaaaaaggaaaatggagAGAGGGACCCAAGTTAAAAGTCCTAAAAAGTATGATAACAAACTGAAAGTGCAACtaagaatattaataaattcttttaaaattcggtgcagagaaaaaaaatttgttaaacgTTATATTAACATTGCTCTTTTCCTGTACAGGTATAAAAGGCGAAAGGTATATAGATCTTTAACCATTTAGGTTGATTTTGGATACTCATTTCACTTTCACCTACGTTGAACGTGAAAATTACACATTCATTGCAAAAATGCTGAAGCAACAAGGTTGTTGCTTTTCCGTTGTGTCAAAGAAGACGcgaacacaaacacacacttaGTACGGAGTAGTAACAATCTAAATATAGTTTTGAACTTATGATACAATTGCGACTTACACTAATTCTCCCAAAttttgacattttatttatCCAATACAGTATTcaccttttaaatttcaatcTAGTCAATTGTGGCCTCGTGCCGAGAACAAGTATCAATCTAGACCTGTtccaataaagaaaaaaaaaaaaaaaaacgttgtcACCTACGGTCAATAAGAGCATCCCTCAACATATGCCACTGTCTCAACTTCCAACTGTGCATGTCTGGTAACAAGGAATATATAATCTTTCGATATATGGGATTAAATAATGATTATTTGGTTTGTTCCCAGAGCatctaatttttgaaaataaagatggcaTTGAACCTAAAGCATAATTCAATATCACCCCACCCCAAAATAAATTGCAAAAAGAGTATAAGTTCCAACGAAGAAAGCTCTTCATCTCCGCCTGTTTCCAAGGACAAATAAACAACCTCCCCCAACACAATTTAATCCCCTCCCAGAGTACAATAGGTGTTAAGTTGTCCTCAGTAAATGTGTAATAAAGAATGATGCATCTGAGAAAGAAGAATATTTGCAGAAGTAAAAATATTTGGATAGATACACAGGTTCCAACAAAATATTATCTCCTACCGGTGGCAGTTTTGCCTTTGCTTAAATCAGCAAGTTCTTCAATAAGCTTTCTCTCATCATTGCTCAGTCTTTTAGGGATTTCAACT from Glycine soja cultivar W05 chromosome 8, ASM419377v2, whole genome shotgun sequence includes:
- the LOC114421857 gene encoding haloacid dehalogenase-like hydrolase domain-containing protein At4g39970 codes for the protein MWRRTVSGVGLVDMASSTLALTLSLSTTTTTSTTSYSYQHRFPCPRIKLFSSKHRSFSVSASASTSNSLQALIFDCDGVILESEHLHRQAYNDAFVHFNVRCPSSSSPGPLNWDVQFYDELQNLIGGGKPKMRWYFKEHGWPTSTLFQTPPTNDEDRAKLIDTLQDWKTERYKEIIKSGTVKPRPGVLRLMDEARDAGKKLAVCSAATKSSVILCLENLIGIERFQGLDCFLAGDDVKEKKPDPSIYVTASKKLGISEKDCLVVEDSVIGLQAATQAGMSCVVTYTPSTAEQDFKEAIAIYPDLSNVRLKDLELLLQDVVAAK